In Gemmatimonadetes bacterium T265, one DNA window encodes the following:
- a CDS encoding iron export ABC transporter permease subunit FetB produces MTPAANGSGPVDVTWPSLALAAALVLVAVGVARWERLGLARRFAVGAVRATVQLVAVGYVLTGLFAADRWWLVLLALGGMLAAATHTAASRPSRKGESAAAAPGALWRASGLALLLGAGLTLAYVDAVVLRVRPWYDARYLVPLFGMILGNAMNGAALAAERLASELQLRRGEVEAWLALGASPAQATAEAARQAMTAALLPAANALAVVGIVQLPGMMTGQILAGQSPLLAVRYQLVVVFMLAGATAATAWLVVRRYRAAFFTAAEQLAERVAV; encoded by the coding sequence GTGACGCCCGCGGCGAACGGCTCCGGGCCGGTCGACGTCACCTGGCCGTCGCTCGCGCTCGCCGCGGCGCTCGTCCTCGTCGCGGTCGGGGTCGCGCGGTGGGAGCGGCTCGGACTCGCGCGCCGTTTCGCGGTCGGCGCGGTGCGCGCGACCGTGCAACTCGTCGCGGTCGGCTACGTGCTGACCGGGCTGTTCGCCGCGGACCGGTGGTGGCTCGTCCTGCTCGCCCTCGGCGGGATGCTCGCGGCGGCCACGCATACCGCCGCGTCCCGGCCGTCGCGCAAGGGCGAGTCGGCGGCGGCCGCGCCGGGCGCGCTCTGGCGGGCGAGCGGCCTCGCGCTGCTCCTCGGCGCGGGCCTAACGCTCGCCTACGTCGACGCGGTCGTCCTGCGCGTGCGCCCGTGGTACGACGCGCGCTACCTCGTCCCGCTGTTCGGGATGATCCTCGGGAACGCGATGAACGGCGCCGCGCTCGCGGCGGAGCGCCTCGCGAGCGAGCTGCAGCTGCGCCGCGGCGAGGTCGAGGCGTGGCTCGCGCTCGGCGCCTCGCCGGCGCAGGCGACCGCCGAGGCGGCGCGGCAGGCGATGACCGCGGCGCTGCTGCCGGCCGCGAACGCGCTCGCGGTGGTCGGGATCGTGCAACTGCCGGGGATGATGACGGGACAGATTCTCGCCGGCCAGTCGCCGCTGCTCGCGGTGCGGTACCAACTCGTGGTCGTGTTCATGCTCGCCGGCGCGACGGCGGCGACGGCGTGGCTCGTGGTCCGGCGCTACCGCGCGGCGTTCTTTACGGCCGCCGAGCAGCTGGCCGAACGGGTCGCGGTGTGA
- a CDS encoding phosphate ABC transporter ATP-binding protein codes for MPEGPPRFALRGVAQSRGGAAVLHDVTLAIPGGEVTALVGPSGAGKTSLLRLLNRLDDPTTGEVAHDGRPLASYPVRALRRRVGFVFQTPTMFAGTVADNLRAAAALGDPAGPAAPADLLDALDAAELPRAYADRDAARLSGGERQRVALARALVAAPAVLLLDEPTAALDPEVGERLMRTVARLPVDRGVDVVMVTHRLREARETSTYLVALEAGRVLEAGPSAALFDAAAHPRVRAYLASA; via the coding sequence TTGCCCGAAGGCCCGCCCCGGTTCGCGCTGCGGGGCGTCGCACAGTCGCGCGGCGGGGCCGCGGTGTTGCACGACGTCACCCTCGCCATCCCGGGCGGTGAGGTGACCGCCCTCGTCGGCCCGTCGGGCGCGGGGAAGACGTCGCTGCTCCGGCTCCTCAACCGGCTCGATGACCCGACCACGGGCGAGGTCGCCCACGACGGGCGGCCGCTCGCGAGCTACCCGGTCCGCGCCCTCCGCCGGCGCGTCGGGTTCGTCTTCCAGACCCCGACGATGTTCGCTGGGACGGTCGCCGACAACTTGCGCGCCGCGGCCGCGCTCGGCGACCCCGCCGGTCCGGCCGCGCCGGCCGATCTGCTGGACGCGCTCGACGCCGCCGAGCTGCCGCGCGCGTACGCGGACCGCGACGCCGCGCGACTGTCCGGAGGCGAACGACAGCGCGTCGCGCTCGCCCGCGCGCTCGTCGCGGCGCCGGCCGTTCTGCTGCTCGACGAACCGACCGCGGCGCTCGACCCCGAGGTCGGCGAGCGGCTGATGCGGACCGTCGCCCGGCTGCCGGTGGACCGCGGGGTCGACGTCGTGATGGTCACGCACCGGCTCCGGGAGGCGCGCGAGACGAGCACCTACCTCGTCGCACTCGAGGCGGGGCGGGTGCTCGAAGCCGGCCCGTCCGCGGCGCTCTTCGACGCCGCCGCGCACCCGCGCGTGCGCGCCTACCTGGCGAGCGCGTGA
- a CDS encoding aspartate aminotransferase family protein has translation MPLAPPLAPAAPLPGEAVLAAILADARPEAAAPFIALAAAYFADAGAGRGAVNSGLAPAELAARFDEPLPRGGRPLTDVAARLARDVVPDANRLSHPMSLGHQVAAPLPVAVWTENVVAALNQSVAVQEMSPTGTAVEARVIRWMADLAGFGPAAGGTFTSGGTEATFAALLAARSRAVPDVWTAGLGAEPPVVVCGEHAHYAVTRAAGEMGLGTRNVVAVPSRDPAGGDFRIDARALARTLGDLNASGRRVMAVVATAGSTATGSFDEVAGVADACAAYGHWLHVDGAHGASALLSDAHHHRLRGLERAHSLAWDPHKMLLLPLAAGVVLVRDERWLDGAFAQAAPYLFTPRGASAADLADAEEFDHAPPRGWDQGVRSFQCSRRADALKLWVALQRHGADGLGALYDRLCALAARLHARLDAHPAFETLHAPESNILCFRRTAVSLGGLKDGEALDAAHAAVRARYNASGAGWITTTVLGGRRVLRITVMNPRTTDAHLAALVDGLAATPAG, from the coding sequence ATGCCACTCGCTCCCCCGCTCGCACCCGCTGCCCCGCTCCCCGGCGAAGCCGTTCTCGCCGCCATCCTCGCCGACGCGCGCCCTGAGGCGGCGGCACCCTTCATCGCACTAGCCGCCGCCTACTTCGCCGACGCCGGCGCGGGCCGCGGGGCGGTGAACTCGGGGCTCGCCCCGGCGGAACTCGCGGCCCGCTTCGACGAGCCGCTCCCGCGCGGTGGCCGCCCGCTCACCGACGTCGCGGCCCGGCTCGCGCGCGACGTGGTGCCCGACGCCAACCGGCTCTCGCACCCTATGTCGCTCGGCCATCAGGTCGCCGCGCCGCTCCCGGTCGCGGTCTGGACCGAGAACGTCGTCGCCGCATTGAACCAGTCCGTCGCGGTGCAGGAAATGTCGCCAACGGGGACCGCGGTCGAGGCGCGCGTGATCCGCTGGATGGCCGACCTCGCCGGTTTTGGGCCGGCAGCAGGCGGCACGTTCACCTCGGGCGGGACCGAAGCGACGTTCGCGGCGCTCCTCGCCGCGCGCAGTCGCGCGGTGCCGGACGTGTGGACCGCCGGGCTCGGCGCCGAGCCGCCGGTCGTCGTCTGCGGCGAACACGCGCACTACGCCGTGACCCGGGCGGCGGGCGAGATGGGACTCGGGACGCGGAACGTTGTGGCCGTACCATCGCGCGATCCCGCAGGCGGCGACTTCCGGATCGACGCGCGCGCCCTCGCCCGCACGCTCGGCGACCTGAACGCGTCCGGCCGGCGCGTGATGGCGGTCGTCGCCACGGCTGGCTCGACGGCGACCGGCAGCTTCGACGAGGTCGCTGGCGTCGCAGACGCGTGCGCGGCCTACGGCCACTGGCTCCACGTCGACGGGGCGCACGGCGCGTCGGCGCTGCTCTCGGACGCGCACCATCACCGCCTGCGCGGCCTCGAGCGCGCGCACTCGCTCGCCTGGGACCCGCACAAGATGCTCCTGCTGCCGCTCGCGGCCGGTGTGGTGCTCGTCCGCGACGAGCGCTGGCTGGACGGCGCGTTCGCCCAGGCCGCTCCGTACCTCTTTACGCCGCGGGGGGCGAGCGCCGCCGACCTTGCGGACGCTGAGGAGTTCGACCACGCGCCGCCGCGGGGCTGGGACCAGGGCGTGCGGAGCTTCCAGTGCTCGCGACGGGCCGACGCGCTCAAGCTCTGGGTCGCGCTCCAGCGACACGGCGCCGACGGACTCGGCGCGCTCTACGACCGGCTGTGCGCGCTCGCCGCACGGCTGCACGCGCGCCTCGACGCGCACCCGGCGTTCGAGACGCTGCACGCGCCCGAGTCGAACATCCTCTGCTTCCGGCGAACCGCCGTCTCGCTCGGCGGTCTGAAGGACGGCGAGGCGCTCGATGCTGCACACGCCGCGGTCCGCGCGCGCTACAACGCGTCCGGCGCCGGGTGGATCACGACGACGGTCCTCGGCGGGCGCCGCGTCTTGCGGATCACGGTCATGAACCCGCGCACGACGGACGCCCACCTGGCGGCGCTCGTGGACGGGCTCGCGGCGACGCCAGCGGGTTGA
- a CDS encoding energy-dependent translational throttle protein EttA, translated as MAPQFIYVMKGLRKVIPPNRIILDDIWLSFYPGAKIGVLGPNGAGKSSLLRIMAGVDTDFQGEAWAHKGTRIGYLPQEPQLDPTKDVRGNVEEALKHQRGMLDRYNEISAAFAEADADFEKLMDEQARVQEYIDTHDLWNLDNKIEVAMDALRLPPGDADVTHLSGGERRRVALCKVLLEEPDMLLLDEPTNHLDAESVAWLEQHLESFPGTVVAITHDRYFLDNVAKWILELDRGRGVPYEGNYSGWLEQKKDRLAREEKHASARQRTLERELEWVRMSPRARQSKSKARLQAYEQLASEAQQEKVAQNEIVIPPAPRLGNEVVTTRDLRKGFGDRLLIDGLTFQLPRAGIVGIIGPNGAGKTTFFKMVAGQETPDEGQVKLGETVVLGYVDQNRTLEAKNTVWQEISGGQETVMVGKREMNTRAYLSSFNFKGTDQQKKVGDTSGGERNRLHLAKTLMTGSNLLLLDEPTNDLDVDTLRALEEALLDFSGCAVVISHDRWFLDRVATHILAFEGDSEVVWHEGNYGSYIEDLKRRKGPDADQPHRVQYKKLVRA; from the coding sequence ATGGCTCCGCAGTTCATCTACGTCATGAAGGGCCTGCGCAAGGTGATCCCGCCCAACCGGATCATCCTCGACGACATCTGGCTCTCGTTCTACCCCGGCGCCAAGATCGGCGTCCTCGGCCCGAACGGGGCGGGCAAGTCCTCGCTGCTGCGGATCATGGCCGGCGTCGACACCGACTTTCAGGGCGAGGCGTGGGCCCACAAGGGCACGCGCATCGGCTACTTGCCGCAGGAGCCGCAGCTCGACCCGACGAAGGACGTGCGCGGCAACGTCGAGGAGGCGCTGAAGCACCAGCGCGGCATGCTCGACCGCTACAACGAGATCAGCGCCGCGTTCGCCGAGGCGGATGCCGACTTCGAGAAGCTGATGGACGAGCAGGCGCGCGTGCAGGAGTACATCGACACGCACGACCTCTGGAACCTCGACAACAAGATCGAGGTCGCGATGGACGCGCTCCGCCTGCCGCCGGGCGACGCCGACGTCACGCACCTCTCGGGCGGCGAGCGGCGTCGCGTGGCGCTCTGCAAGGTGCTGCTCGAAGAGCCCGACATGCTGCTCCTCGACGAGCCCACGAACCACCTCGACGCCGAGTCGGTGGCGTGGCTCGAACAGCACCTCGAGAGCTTCCCCGGAACCGTCGTCGCGATCACGCACGACCGCTACTTCCTCGACAACGTCGCGAAGTGGATCCTCGAGCTCGACCGCGGGCGCGGCGTGCCGTACGAGGGCAACTACTCCGGCTGGCTCGAGCAGAAAAAGGACCGCCTCGCGCGCGAGGAGAAGCACGCGAGCGCCCGGCAGCGCACGCTCGAACGCGAGCTGGAGTGGGTGCGGATGTCGCCGCGCGCGCGGCAGAGCAAAAGCAAGGCGCGCCTGCAGGCCTACGAGCAGCTCGCCAGCGAGGCCCAACAGGAGAAGGTGGCGCAGAACGAAATCGTCATCCCGCCCGCGCCGCGGCTCGGCAACGAGGTCGTCACGACGCGCGACCTCCGCAAGGGGTTCGGCGACCGGCTGCTCATCGACGGCCTCACGTTCCAGCTGCCGCGCGCGGGGATCGTCGGCATCATCGGGCCTAACGGCGCCGGGAAGACGACGTTCTTCAAGATGGTCGCCGGCCAGGAGACGCCCGACGAGGGGCAGGTCAAGCTCGGCGAAACGGTCGTGTTAGGCTACGTCGACCAGAACCGCACGCTCGAGGCCAAGAACACCGTCTGGCAGGAGATCTCGGGCGGGCAGGAGACGGTGATGGTCGGCAAGCGCGAGATGAACACCCGCGCCTACCTGTCGTCCTTCAACTTCAAAGGCACCGACCAGCAGAAGAAGGTCGGCGACACGTCGGGCGGCGAGCGCAACCGGCTGCACCTCGCCAAGACGCTCATGACGGGCTCGAACCTGCTGCTCCTCGACGAGCCGACGAACGACCTCGACGTCGACACGTTGCGCGCGCTCGAGGAGGCGCTGCTCGACTTCTCGGGGTGCGCGGTCGTGATCTCGCACGACCGGTGGTTCCTGGACCGCGTCGCGACGCACATCCTCGCGTTCGAGGGGGACAGCGAGGTGGTGTGGCACGAGGGGAACTACGGGTCGTACATCGAGGACCTGAAGCGGCGGAAGGGGCCCGACGCGGACCAGCCGCACCGCGTGCAGTACAAGAAGCTGGTCCGCGCGTAA
- a CDS encoding glucokinase gives MRLGVDLGGTKIEALALADDGRELVRRRVPTPRAYDASVEAVAELVAGVARDAATPDTTPIGVGIPGAVVPATGLVKNANSTWLNGRPLGRDLEGRLGRAVRLTNDANCFALSEAADGAGAGAPIVFGVILGTGVGGGVVVNGTCLTGANSLSGEWGHNPLPWARPDELPGPPCYCGHRGCIEQFLSGPAFARDHTAHTGETRTTFEIVEAAGRGDPAASASLARYHDRLARALALVVNVLDPDVFVLGGGMSNVPGVPEAAQAGLGAHMFNATGVTGDAPAAATRVARARHGDSSGVRGAAWLWPAAR, from the coding sequence ATGCGCCTCGGCGTCGACCTCGGCGGCACCAAGATCGAAGCGCTCGCGCTCGCCGACGACGGCCGCGAGCTCGTCCGGCGGCGTGTCCCCACGCCCCGCGCGTACGACGCCTCGGTCGAGGCGGTCGCCGAGCTGGTCGCGGGCGTCGCGCGCGACGCGGCGACTCCGGACACCACGCCGATCGGCGTCGGCATCCCCGGCGCGGTCGTGCCGGCCACCGGGCTCGTGAAGAACGCCAACTCGACCTGGCTCAACGGCCGCCCGTTAGGCCGCGACCTCGAAGGGCGGCTCGGCCGCGCCGTGCGCCTCACGAACGACGCCAACTGCTTCGCGCTGTCCGAGGCCGCCGACGGCGCGGGCGCGGGCGCGCCGATCGTCTTCGGCGTGATCCTCGGCACCGGGGTCGGCGGCGGCGTCGTCGTGAACGGAACCTGCCTCACCGGCGCGAACTCGCTCTCCGGCGAGTGGGGGCACAACCCGCTGCCGTGGGCGCGCCCCGACGAGCTCCCCGGCCCGCCGTGCTACTGCGGCCACCGCGGGTGCATCGAACAGTTCCTCTCCGGGCCCGCGTTCGCGCGCGACCACACCGCGCACACCGGCGAGACGCGGACGACCTTCGAAATCGTCGAGGCCGCGGGACGCGGGGACCCGGCCGCGTCCGCCTCGCTCGCGCGGTACCACGACCGGCTCGCACGCGCCCTCGCCCTCGTCGTCAACGTGCTCGACCCCGACGTCTTCGTGCTCGGCGGCGGGATGTCCAACGTGCCGGGCGTGCCCGAAGCGGCGCAGGCCGGACTCGGCGCCCACATGTTCAACGCGACCGGGGTGACCGGCGACGCGCCCGCGGCCGCGACGCGCGTCGCCCGCGCGCGCCACGGCGACTCGAGCGGGGTGCGCGGCGCTGCCTGGCTCTGGCCGGCGGCGCGGTAG
- a CDS encoding zinc-binding dehydrogenase, with protein sequence MTPRRPAARPVSRASRMLPALGYAAFDASSPLGPWRFERRDPGPRDVRIDILYCGVCHSDLHTVRGEWGPIAYPQVPGHEIIGRVASVGGDVRGFREGDLVGVGCMVDSCQACASCRDGLEQYCEVGFTGTYGGTEKETGRPTQGGYADTIVVDERFVLRVPDGLDPASAAPLLCAGITTYSPLREWRVARGQRVGVVGLGGLGHMAVKLARAMGAEVTLFTTSPNKAEDARRLGATDVVISRDAEQMRGVANSLDLILDTVSAPHDLEPELNALRRDGTLVLLGGSPEPHALGAVWPFIIGRRRLGGSLIGGIRETQEMLDFCAAHGFGADVEVIPVQRIDEGYARMLKGDVKYRFVIDMASLAA encoded by the coding sequence GTGACGCCGCGCCGTCCGGCCGCGCGTCCGGTCTCTCGTGCCTCACGTATGCTTCCAGCACTCGGTTACGCGGCGTTCGACGCCTCCTCCCCCCTCGGCCCCTGGCGCTTCGAGCGCCGCGACCCCGGGCCGCGCGACGTGCGCATCGACATCCTCTACTGCGGCGTCTGTCACTCCGACCTCCACACCGTGCGGGGCGAGTGGGGTCCGATCGCCTACCCGCAGGTGCCCGGGCACGAGATCATCGGCCGCGTCGCCTCGGTCGGCGGCGACGTGCGCGGGTTCCGCGAGGGCGACCTCGTCGGCGTCGGGTGCATGGTCGACAGCTGCCAGGCGTGCGCGAGCTGCCGCGACGGTCTGGAGCAGTACTGCGAAGTCGGCTTCACCGGCACCTACGGCGGTACGGAGAAGGAGACGGGCCGCCCGACGCAGGGCGGCTACGCCGACACGATCGTCGTCGACGAACGGTTCGTGCTGCGCGTGCCCGACGGGCTCGACCCCGCGTCGGCCGCGCCGCTGCTCTGCGCGGGGATCACGACCTACTCGCCGCTCCGAGAGTGGCGGGTCGCCCGCGGGCAGCGCGTCGGCGTGGTCGGCCTGGGCGGGCTCGGCCACATGGCGGTCAAGCTCGCGCGCGCGATGGGCGCGGAGGTCACGCTGTTCACGACCTCACCCAACAAGGCCGAGGACGCGCGGCGGCTCGGCGCGACCGACGTCGTCATCTCGCGCGACGCCGAGCAGATGCGCGGCGTGGCGAACTCGCTCGACCTGATCCTCGACACCGTGTCGGCGCCGCACGACCTGGAGCCCGAGCTCAACGCGTTGCGCCGCGACGGAACGCTCGTGCTGTTGGGCGGCTCGCCGGAGCCGCACGCGCTCGGCGCGGTGTGGCCGTTCATCATCGGACGCCGGCGACTGGGCGGCTCGCTCATCGGCGGAATCCGCGAGACGCAGGAGATGCTCGACTTCTGCGCCGCGCACGGGTTCGGCGCCGACGTCGAGGTCATCCCGGTGCAGCGCATCGACGAGGGCTACGCGCGCATGCTGAAGGGCGACGTGAAGTACCGCTTCGTCATCGACATGGCGTCGCTCGCGGCCTGA
- a CDS encoding long-chain-fatty-acid--CoA ligase, translating to MTVTDVDARPWLAQYPAEVPHSLAPYPERALHHYVRDAAERYGDRPAFLFYGAATSFRELDARVDRFAAALQALGVAKGDRVALMLPNCPQFGVAFYGALRAGATVLGLNPLYTPRELGHVLRDAGAETFVVLAPMLRVFDAVAAETPVRRVIVTGLDDAMPAPVAAGYVATARAAGTYAEVPAREGLYRYAELLAADRGAPAPVDVDVRRDVAVLQYTGGTTGTSKGAMLTHFNAVANALQTRAFIPQLADGEETALAIIPFFHIYGLTCALNLSIVAGGTTLALLPRFDAMDAIDLMARAGATSFPGVPAMFVGLNAALAADPSRASAFARLKLVNSGSAPLPIEVGREFAARTGLSITEGYGLSEASPTTHTQPPGRAPRDGTIGVPICDVECVVVDDDGRPVAPGAAGELCLRGPNVMLGYYNRPEETAAALRDHGDGGPRWLHTGDVAVMDPDGYFRIVDRKKDMILVGGFNVYPREIEEVLHEHPAVQEAAAYAAPDAYLGEVVRAAVVLRPGASATEEELVAHCRAGLAPFKTPRTIDLRDALPRSTVGKVLRRVLRDEAAAAGA from the coding sequence ATGACCGTGACCGACGTCGACGCCCGCCCCTGGCTCGCGCAGTACCCCGCCGAAGTGCCGCACAGCCTCGCGCCGTACCCCGAGCGGGCCCTCCATCACTACGTGCGCGACGCCGCCGAGCGCTACGGCGACCGCCCGGCGTTCCTCTTCTACGGCGCGGCGACGTCGTTCCGCGAGCTGGACGCGCGCGTCGACCGCTTCGCGGCGGCGCTCCAAGCGTTAGGCGTCGCGAAGGGCGACCGCGTCGCGCTCATGCTCCCCAACTGCCCGCAGTTCGGCGTCGCGTTCTACGGCGCGCTCCGTGCGGGCGCGACCGTGCTCGGCCTCAACCCGCTCTACACCCCGCGCGAGCTCGGCCACGTGCTCCGCGACGCGGGGGCGGAAACCTTCGTCGTCCTCGCGCCGATGCTGCGGGTGTTCGACGCCGTCGCGGCCGAGACGCCCGTGCGGCGCGTCATCGTCACCGGACTCGACGACGCGATGCCGGCGCCGGTCGCGGCCGGCTACGTCGCGACGGCGCGGGCCGCCGGCACGTACGCGGAGGTGCCGGCACGCGAGGGGCTGTACCGGTACGCCGAGCTGCTCGCCGCCGACCGCGGCGCGCCAGCGCCGGTCGACGTCGACGTACGCCGCGACGTCGCCGTGCTGCAGTACACCGGCGGGACGACCGGCACGAGCAAGGGCGCGATGCTCACGCACTTCAACGCCGTCGCCAACGCGCTGCAGACGCGCGCGTTCATCCCGCAGCTCGCCGACGGCGAGGAGACCGCGCTCGCGATCATCCCCTTCTTCCACATCTACGGGCTGACCTGCGCGCTCAACCTCAGCATCGTCGCGGGCGGCACGACGCTCGCGCTGCTGCCGCGCTTCGACGCCATGGACGCGATCGACCTCATGGCGCGCGCCGGGGCGACCTCCTTCCCCGGCGTGCCGGCGATGTTCGTCGGGCTGAACGCGGCCCTCGCCGCCGACCCGTCCCGCGCCTCGGCCTTCGCGCGGCTCAAGCTGGTCAACTCCGGCTCGGCCCCGCTGCCGATCGAGGTCGGGCGCGAGTTCGCGGCGCGCACGGGCCTGTCGATCACCGAGGGCTACGGGCTGAGCGAGGCGTCGCCGACGACGCACACGCAGCCGCCCGGGCGCGCGCCGCGCGACGGCACGATCGGCGTGCCGATCTGCGACGTGGAGTGCGTGGTCGTCGACGACGACGGCCGCCCGGTCGCGCCCGGCGCGGCGGGGGAGCTCTGCCTGCGCGGGCCCAACGTCATGCTCGGCTACTATAACCGGCCCGAGGAGACGGCGGCCGCGCTCCGCGACCACGGCGACGGCGGCCCGCGGTGGCTGCACACCGGCGACGTCGCGGTGATGGACCCGGACGGCTATTTCCGGATCGTCGACCGCAAGAAGGACATGATCCTCGTCGGCGGTTTCAACGTCTACCCGCGCGAGATCGAGGAAGTGTTGCACGAGCACCCGGCGGTGCAGGAGGCCGCCGCGTACGCCGCGCCCGACGCGTACCTGGGCGAGGTTGTGCGCGCTGCGGTCGTGCTGCGGCCCGGTGCGTCCGCGACCGAGGAAGAACTCGTCGCACACTGCCGCGCCGGGCTCGCCCCGTTCAAGACCCCGCGGACGATCGACCTGCGCGACGCGCTGCCGCGCTCGACGGTGGGGAAGGTGCTCCGCCGCGTACTCCGCGACGAGGCCGCGGCGGCGGGCGCGTGA